Proteins co-encoded in one Pogoniulus pusillus isolate bPogPus1 chromosome 15, bPogPus1.pri, whole genome shotgun sequence genomic window:
- the TMEM184B gene encoding transmembrane protein 184B isoform X2, with product MIVMTDITAAPKLGSTATTPAVAPNFSWMPEDGSPTAVEQPIFLMTTAAQAISGFFVWTALLITCHQIYMHLRCYSCPNEQRYIVRILFIVPIYAFDSWLSLLFFTNDQYYVYFGTVRDCYEAFVIYNFLSLCYEYLGGESSIMSEIRGKPIESSCVYGTCCLWGKTYSIGFLRFCKQATLQFCVVKPLMAISTVILQAFGKYQDGDFDVTSGYLYVTIIYNISVSLALYALFLFYFATRELLSPYSPVLKFFMVKSVIFLSFWQGMLLAILEKCGAIPKIHSANVSVGEGTVAAGYQDFIICVEMFFAAIALRHAFTYKVYVDKRLDAQGRCAPMKSISSSLKETMNPHDIVQDAIHNFSPAYQQYTQQSTLEHGPPWRNGSQVISRSHSCSGARDTEKTLLLSSDDEF from the exons ATGATAGTGATGACTGACATCACTGCAGCCCCCAAGTTGGGCTCAACTGCCaccactccagctgtggctccCAACTTCTCCTGGATGCCGGAGGATGGCAGCCCCACGGCTGTGGAGCAGCCAATATTCCTCATGaccactgctgctcaggccaTCTCAGGTTTCTTTGTATGGACAGCTTTGCTCATCACCTGCCATCAG ATCTATATGCATCTTCGCTGCTATAGCTGCCCAAATGAACAACGCTACATTGTTCGGATCCTCTTCATTGTGCCCATTTACGCCTTTGACTCatggctcagcctcctcttcttcaccaATGACCAGTACTATGTTTACTTTGGCACGGTGCGGGACTGCTATGAAG CCTTTGTAATATACAACTTTCTGAGCCTCTGCTATGAATACTTGGGAGGGGAGAGCTCCATCATGTCTGAGATCAGAGGGAAACCAATTGA ATCCAGCTGTGTGTATGGAACTTGCTGCCTGTGGGGAAAGACTTATTCGATTGGATTCCTGAGGTTCTGCAAACAG GCTACCCTGCAGTTTTGTGTGGTGAAGCCCCTGATGGCGATCAGCACAGTCATCCTTCAGGCCTTCGGCAAGTACCAGGATGGTGACTTTGA TGTAACCAGCGGCTACCTCTATGTGACGATCATTTACAACATCTCTGTCAGCCTGGCACTCTATGCCCTCTTCCTTTTCTACTTCGCCACACGTGAACTGCTCAGTCCTTATAGCCCAGTTCTCAAATTCTTCATGGTGAAGTCTGTAATCTTCCTGTCCTTCTGGCAAG GAATGCTGTTGGCCATCTTGGAAAAATGTGGTGCCATCCCCAAAATCCACTCTGCCAACGTGTCTGTGGGTGAAGGCACTGTAGCTGCTGGGTATCAGGACTTCATCATCTGCGTGGAGATGTTCTTTGCAGCCATCGCCCTGCGCCATGCCTTCACATACAAGGTGTATGTGGACAAGAGACTTGATGCCCAAG GTCGCTGTGCTCCCATGAAGAgcatctccagcagcctcaagGAGACCATGAATCCCCATGACATCGTCCAAGATgccatccacaacttctccccAGCCTACCAGCAGTACACCCAGCAGTCAACGCTGGAGCACGGTCCGCCCTGGCGCAACGGCAGCCAGGTTATCTCGCGCTCCCACAGCTGCTCGGGCGCCCGCGACACCGAGAAGACCCTCCTGCTGAGCTCCGACGACGAGTTCTAG
- the TMEM184B gene encoding transmembrane protein 184B isoform X1, with product MIVMTDITAAPKLGSTATTPAVAPNFSWMPEDGSPTAVEQPIFLMTTAAQAISGFFVWTALLITCHQIYMHLRCYSCPNEQRYIVRILFIVPIYAFDSWLSLLFFTNDQYYVYFGTVRDCYEAFVIYNFLSLCYEYLGGESSIMSEIRGKPIESSCVYGTCCLWGKTYSIGFLRFCKQATLQFCVVKPLMAISTVILQAFGKYQDGDFDVTSGYLYVTIIYNISVSLALYALFLFYFATRELLSPYSPVLKFFMVKSVIFLSFWQGMLLAILEKCGAIPKIHSANVSVGEGTVAAGYQDFIICVEMFFAAIALRHAFTYKVYVDKRLDAQAVPSYGPYGRCAPMKSISSSLKETMNPHDIVQDAIHNFSPAYQQYTQQSTLEHGPPWRNGSQVISRSHSCSGARDTEKTLLLSSDDEF from the exons ATGATAGTGATGACTGACATCACTGCAGCCCCCAAGTTGGGCTCAACTGCCaccactccagctgtggctccCAACTTCTCCTGGATGCCGGAGGATGGCAGCCCCACGGCTGTGGAGCAGCCAATATTCCTCATGaccactgctgctcaggccaTCTCAGGTTTCTTTGTATGGACAGCTTTGCTCATCACCTGCCATCAG ATCTATATGCATCTTCGCTGCTATAGCTGCCCAAATGAACAACGCTACATTGTTCGGATCCTCTTCATTGTGCCCATTTACGCCTTTGACTCatggctcagcctcctcttcttcaccaATGACCAGTACTATGTTTACTTTGGCACGGTGCGGGACTGCTATGAAG CCTTTGTAATATACAACTTTCTGAGCCTCTGCTATGAATACTTGGGAGGGGAGAGCTCCATCATGTCTGAGATCAGAGGGAAACCAATTGA ATCCAGCTGTGTGTATGGAACTTGCTGCCTGTGGGGAAAGACTTATTCGATTGGATTCCTGAGGTTCTGCAAACAG GCTACCCTGCAGTTTTGTGTGGTGAAGCCCCTGATGGCGATCAGCACAGTCATCCTTCAGGCCTTCGGCAAGTACCAGGATGGTGACTTTGA TGTAACCAGCGGCTACCTCTATGTGACGATCATTTACAACATCTCTGTCAGCCTGGCACTCTATGCCCTCTTCCTTTTCTACTTCGCCACACGTGAACTGCTCAGTCCTTATAGCCCAGTTCTCAAATTCTTCATGGTGAAGTCTGTAATCTTCCTGTCCTTCTGGCAAG GAATGCTGTTGGCCATCTTGGAAAAATGTGGTGCCATCCCCAAAATCCACTCTGCCAACGTGTCTGTGGGTGAAGGCACTGTAGCTGCTGGGTATCAGGACTTCATCATCTGCGTGGAGATGTTCTTTGCAGCCATCGCCCTGCGCCATGCCTTCACATACAAGGTGTATGTGGACAAGAGACTTGATGCCCAAG CTGTTCCATCATATGGGCCATACG GTCGCTGTGCTCCCATGAAGAgcatctccagcagcctcaagGAGACCATGAATCCCCATGACATCGTCCAAGATgccatccacaacttctccccAGCCTACCAGCAGTACACCCAGCAGTCAACGCTGGAGCACGGTCCGCCCTGGCGCAACGGCAGCCAGGTTATCTCGCGCTCCCACAGCTGCTCGGGCGCCCGCGACACCGAGAAGACCCTCCTGCTGAGCTCCGACGACGAGTTCTAG